Proteins from a genomic interval of Acetobacterium woodii DSM 1030:
- the gcvH gene encoding glycine cleavage system protein GcvH: MKIIEGLKYSNDHEWVKVDGNVATIGITDYAQHSLGDIVYVELPELDAKIEKDEAFGTVESVKAASDVYLPVSGTVIKVNEALVDEPELLNADAFENWMICIEMDNQEELDELLNAADYEKICND; this comes from the coding sequence ATGAAAATTATTGAAGGTCTGAAATATTCGAACGATCATGAGTGGGTAAAAGTAGACGGGAATGTCGCAACGATTGGGATCACCGATTATGCCCAACATTCACTGGGAGATATTGTTTATGTGGAATTGCCGGAGCTAGATGCTAAAATTGAAAAGGATGAAGCTTTTGGAACCGTTGAATCAGTAAAAGCGGCTTCGGATGTTTATTTGCCAGTATCGGGGACGGTTATTAAAGTGAATGAAGCCCTGGTTGATGAACCGGAGTTGTTGAATGCCGATGCTTTTGAAAACTGGATGATCTGTATTGAAATGGACAACCAGGAAGAATTGGATGAACTGCTGAATGCTGCTGATTATGAAAAAATTTGTAATGACTAA
- a CDS encoding ATP-binding protein, with protein MIETVAKLIQAVPTFSVSENGCTIHQYFEQNKEAEGVVIIDNEKPVGILMRNDLYQKIGRQFGYALYMNRAVTLLMKPHITCVDKNCEMAKLGFIAMNRNQESIYDFIVILENQNYAGVVNIREFLIEMSKTKEREIKLLNKQQDILTQRNEAEKRHRIEIEQKNEAIKNLLDHTGQGFLFFGRDLIISEEYSRECDKIFGFPVGKQHFLEIMKKFVDSDAIEMMENVFINVFGDNNKVKNRVYLSVLPTEISINDRYIQTEFKVIPNEIKKSIMLILTDITEKKALEIKNAEEKNNIKLIVRAISSKNEITQAIEELQQFVKEDALTLLASHQPPQLILQHLFRVVHTMKGDFALNSLHHTSLELHRVEDALSELQKNNDTINLAAIQALLTQLDCEQLLAKDRLIITEALGRHYFEKEEVSAVSLQRITDIKNKIKREFQGAEQTAVLELLESLFYINIKEVIKDYNEYIKGLAERFGKNIGEIKITGADIFVNRERYANFIKSLVHVFRNIADHGIETPDERFCSGKPEAGQIFCELEKQENQLLICLADDGRGVDLDAIRKKAIEKGIYSATEMDELTKEQILAIIFRDDFSTKNTVDLYSGRGVGLAAVKAEIAAIGGKIEIATELGKYTRFKFIIPGP; from the coding sequence ATGATTGAAACCGTTGCTAAATTGATACAAGCGGTACCAACTTTTTCGGTAAGCGAGAATGGTTGTACCATCCATCAATATTTTGAGCAAAATAAAGAAGCTGAAGGGGTTGTTATTATTGACAACGAAAAACCTGTCGGCATTTTAATGCGAAATGATTTGTATCAAAAAATTGGTCGACAATTTGGTTATGCTTTATATATGAATCGTGCAGTTACCCTGCTAATGAAACCCCATATCACCTGTGTGGATAAAAACTGTGAGATGGCGAAACTTGGTTTTATTGCGATGAATCGAAATCAGGAGAGCATTTATGACTTTATCGTCATTCTGGAAAATCAAAATTATGCCGGAGTCGTTAATATTAGAGAATTCCTTATTGAAATGTCAAAAACAAAGGAACGAGAAATAAAACTGTTAAACAAACAACAGGATATTTTGACCCAAAGAAATGAAGCTGAAAAACGACATCGGATCGAAATTGAACAAAAAAATGAGGCGATCAAAAATCTTTTGGATCATACGGGGCAGGGGTTTCTTTTCTTTGGTCGTGATTTGATTATTTCCGAAGAATATAGTCGGGAATGTGATAAAATATTTGGGTTTCCGGTTGGTAAGCAGCATTTTTTAGAAATAATGAAAAAATTTGTTGATTCCGATGCGATTGAGATGATGGAAAATGTCTTTATAAATGTCTTTGGAGATAACAATAAAGTCAAAAATAGGGTTTATTTGTCGGTTTTGCCAACCGAAATTAGTATCAACGATCGTTATATTCAAACGGAATTTAAAGTAATTCCTAATGAAATCAAAAAATCGATCATGCTGATTTTGACTGACATTACCGAGAAAAAGGCGTTGGAAATTAAAAATGCCGAAGAAAAAAACAATATTAAGCTGATCGTTCGGGCGATCAGCAGTAAAAATGAAATAACTCAGGCGATCGAGGAATTGCAGCAGTTTGTTAAAGAGGACGCTTTAACATTACTGGCCAGCCATCAGCCACCGCAATTAATTTTGCAGCATCTTTTTCGGGTTGTTCATACCATGAAAGGTGATTTCGCACTTAATTCCCTGCATCATACATCGCTTGAACTGCATCGGGTGGAAGATGCGTTAAGTGAGCTGCAAAAAAACAATGACACCATCAATTTAGCAGCGATTCAGGCGCTACTAACACAGCTTGATTGTGAGCAATTATTAGCTAAAGATCGGTTGATTATTACCGAAGCGTTGGGCCGGCATTATTTTGAAAAAGAAGAAGTATCAGCCGTCAGTTTGCAACGAATCACGGACATCAAAAATAAAATTAAAAGAGAGTTTCAGGGAGCTGAACAAACCGCTGTTTTAGAATTATTAGAGAGTCTTTTTTACATTAATATTAAAGAAGTCATTAAAGATTATAATGAATATATCAAAGGGTTGGCAGAACGTTTTGGTAAAAATATCGGTGAAATTAAAATTACCGGGGCGGATATTTTTGTCAATCGAGAGCGATATGCTAACTTTATTAAATCACTGGTACATGTTTTTCGTAATATTGCTGATCATGGGATTGAAACGCCTGATGAACGTTTTTGTTCTGGAAAACCGGAAGCTGGTCAGATTTTTTGTGAGCTGGAAAAACAGGAAAATCAATTGCTGATCTGCCTGGCTGATGACGGTCGGGGCGTCGATCTTGATGCTATCAGGAAAAAGGCCATAGAAAAGGGAATCTACTCAGCCACTGAAATGGATGAGTTGACTAAAGAACAAATTTTAGCAATCATTTTTCGCGATGATTTTTCAACGAAAAATACAGTTGACTTGTATTCTGGTCGGGGTGTTGGTCTGGCGGCGGTTAAGGCCGAAATAGCAGCAATCGGCGGAAAAATCGAAATCGCTACAGAGCTGGGGAAGTATACCCGTTTTAAGTTTATCATTCCCGGGCCTTAA
- a CDS encoding response regulator, with protein sequence MAKILIVDDSAISRKRLRTILETANHEIIGEGSDGVIALQKFEELSPDLVTMDITMPNVDGLTVLKEIITVDPSARVVMITALGKGSTILEALNAGARNYITKPFAEDQVISAIAEALE encoded by the coding sequence ATGGCTAAAATACTTATTGTTGATGACTCGGCAATATCCCGAAAGCGGTTAAGAACAATTCTGGAAACTGCCAATCATGAAATTATTGGCGAAGGGAGTGATGGTGTTATCGCGCTGCAAAAATTCGAAGAATTATCACCGGATTTGGTGACGATGGATATTACCATGCCCAATGTGGATGGACTAACGGTGTTAAAGGAGATCATCACGGTTGATCCTTCGGCCCGCGTGGTCATGATTACGGCATTGGGGAAGGGCAGTACCATCCTTGAAGCGTTAAATGCCGGGGCCAGGAATTATATTACCAAACCTTTTGCCGAAGATCAGGTGATTAGCGCCATTGCAGAGGCGTTAGAATAA
- a CDS encoding methionyl aminopeptidase yields the protein MQKKIGRNDLCWCESGMKYKKCHESFDEKLSWYETQGCMIPSRKIIKNTEQIMGIRKSGEINRAVLDFISDQLRVGMTTEQIDHLIYEKTVALGGLPAPLNFEGFPKSVCTSINDQVCHGIPSSEVYLKDGDIINIDVSTIYQGYFSDSSRMFCIGNVSPEKKKLVAVTKECVELGLAQIKPWGFLGDMGQAVHEHAKNNGYTVVPEIGGHGIGLQFHEEPWVSYVSKKGTDMLLVPGLVFTIEPMVNMGTDQVFVDDNDGWTIYTADGMPSAQWEITVLVTDSGHEILAD from the coding sequence ATGCAAAAGAAAATTGGACGAAATGATCTATGTTGGTGTGAAAGCGGAATGAAATATAAAAAATGTCATGAGTCTTTTGATGAAAAGCTCTCATGGTATGAAACCCAAGGGTGTATGATTCCATCGAGAAAAATTATAAAAAATACGGAACAAATTATGGGCATAAGAAAAAGTGGCGAGATCAATCGCGCCGTTTTAGATTTTATATCTGATCAGCTACGAGTCGGAATGACAACGGAACAAATTGATCATCTGATTTATGAAAAAACGGTAGCCTTGGGAGGCCTTCCGGCCCCATTAAATTTTGAAGGTTTTCCGAAAAGTGTATGTACCTCAATCAATGATCAAGTTTGCCATGGCATCCCATCAAGTGAGGTTTATCTTAAAGACGGCGATATTATAAATATTGATGTGTCAACAATATACCAAGGATATTTCTCGGATTCATCAAGAATGTTTTGTATTGGAAATGTAAGTCCCGAAAAAAAGAAACTGGTAGCGGTGACAAAGGAATGTGTGGAATTAGGATTGGCGCAAATAAAGCCGTGGGGATTTTTAGGCGATATGGGGCAAGCGGTGCATGAACATGCCAAAAATAATGGTTACACAGTTGTACCGGAAATCGGTGGACATGGGATTGGGTTGCAATTTCATGAGGAACCGTGGGTCAGTTATGTTTCAAAAAAAGGAACCGATATGCTCTTGGTGCCGGGTCTGGTATTTACGATTGAACCAATGGTAAACATGGGAACGGATCAGGTTTTTGTAGATGATAATGATGGCTGGACCATTTATACAGCCGATGGAATGCCGTCAGCTCAGTGGGAAATTACGGTATTAGTCACGGATAGTGGTCATGAGATATTAGCCGATTAA
- a CDS encoding helix-turn-helix transcriptional regulator, with amino-acid sequence MSSKTIETMVDWVEENLEADPTLEEMSNFVGYSPCYCSTKFHEHVGISFKDYLQKRQLSMAAMALQKTKNRIIDIAMQYGFSSHEAFTRAFVRVYGYTPFQYRKLLPEISIVEKAQIDN; translated from the coding sequence TTGTCTAGTAAAACAATTGAAACGATGGTTGATTGGGTTGAAGAAAATTTAGAAGCTGATCCGACACTGGAAGAAATGTCCAATTTTGTAGGGTATTCACCTTGTTATTGTTCGACTAAGTTTCATGAGCATGTTGGCATTTCATTTAAAGATTATCTTCAGAAGCGGCAGCTAAGTATGGCCGCGATGGCGTTACAGAAAACAAAAAATCGTATTATTGACATTGCGATGCAATATGGATTTTCATCGCATGAAGCATTTACAAGGGCTTTTGTACGTGTTTATGGGTATACACCATTTCAATACCGTAAATTGTTACCAGAAATTTCAATAGTTGAGAAAGCTCAAATAGATAATTGA
- a CDS encoding chitobiase/beta-hexosaminidase C-terminal domain-containing protein, whose product MNELKFCPKCGAKIENTERFCGECGFDTETMDYSDETVQNNEIEPKTNFLQQRETQKKSSKTAIIIISAIVVSIALIGGLLFWWFGQGHTLFNKTVSSGVDKNAENQVIIEPPSYSLNAGSYTSEQVVEISKPNGEDIQVYFTIDGSDPTAKSSKYESPIVLKTNTTLKSRAIDKNGNQSEIKTIAYTIAIEQSATQEQTNINPTVESSDAAERTQFENNIEGTWKMTESSGFVLYYQFKNGNLIVTDGGSDYVNSAYTFTIVPGNNGTIGSVTAGGHTLAIDCNPLGDSAIYINGTYAAFFQ is encoded by the coding sequence ATGAATGAACTGAAGTTTTGTCCAAAGTGTGGAGCGAAAATAGAAAATACAGAACGATTTTGCGGTGAATGTGGGTTTGATACGGAGACAATGGATTATTCAGATGAAACCGTTCAAAATAATGAAATCGAGCCAAAAACAAACTTTCTGCAACAAAGAGAAACACAAAAAAAATCATCCAAGACAGCAATTATTATTATTTCGGCGATAGTGGTGTCAATTGCTTTAATTGGAGGCTTATTATTTTGGTGGTTTGGTCAGGGACATACTTTGTTTAATAAAACGGTATCATCTGGAGTAGACAAAAATGCAGAAAATCAAGTTATTATAGAGCCGCCATCGTATTCATTAAATGCAGGAAGTTACACATCAGAACAAGTAGTTGAAATAAGTAAACCGAATGGGGAAGATATTCAAGTTTATTTTACCATTGATGGTTCCGATCCAACGGCAAAATCAAGTAAATATGAAAGTCCTATTGTTTTAAAAACAAATACCACACTAAAAAGCAGGGCAATAGATAAAAACGGCAATCAAAGTGAAATAAAAACAATAGCTTACACGATTGCAATTGAACAATCAGCCACGCAAGAACAAACAAATATAAACCCCACGGTGGAATCTTCTGACGCTGCTGAACGGACACAATTTGAAAATAATATCGAAGGTACCTGGAAGATGACTGAATCAAGTGGATTTGTTTTGTATTATCAATTTAAAAATGGCAACTTAATCGTTACCGATGGTGGCAGTGATTATGTGAATAGTGCGTATACATTTACGATTGTGCCGGGGAATAATGGAACGATCGGTTCAGTAACAGCAGGAGGACATACATTAGCAATTGATTGTAATCCATTAGGGGATAGTGCGATATATATTAATGGAACTTATGCTGCTTTTTTTCAATGA
- a CDS encoding zinc ribbon domain-containing protein, whose protein sequence is MICVACGFEQNSDGNFCQNCGEPIKRIQVEEKDSCQKMSAVKENNLSEVIEKVSLNVTKDHKGGYQWMYEYSFWKNPAVLITTYKVLLIAGSFPAGLMFVLTLEAGIGPALKAFFTVIGITCGILMVLATFGYLLLGLLYGGKYYVLFKMDERGIHHIQLAKQFKKAQAMGFLTALIGLSGGNISAAGAGLMGATKQSLYTSFKKVKSVKINSKRHTIYLNESLTRNQIYADKEDFQFIKDYILKKCSKNVRVFGK, encoded by the coding sequence ATGATTTGTGTTGCTTGTGGATTCGAACAAAATAGCGACGGAAATTTTTGTCAAAATTGTGGCGAACCGATTAAAAGAATTCAAGTTGAAGAAAAAGATAGTTGTCAAAAAATGTCTGCAGTCAAGGAAAATAATCTCTCAGAGGTGATTGAAAAAGTTAGTCTCAATGTGACAAAAGATCATAAGGGCGGCTACCAATGGATGTACGAATATTCGTTTTGGAAAAATCCGGCTGTTCTGATAACCACCTACAAGGTGCTATTAATCGCTGGTAGTTTTCCGGCCGGGTTGATGTTTGTTCTTACCTTGGAAGCGGGGATCGGACCGGCATTAAAAGCGTTTTTTACCGTTATCGGGATTACCTGCGGTATTTTAATGGTGCTTGCAACCTTTGGATATCTTCTGTTGGGACTCCTTTATGGGGGAAAATATTATGTCTTATTTAAAATGGATGAGCGAGGGATTCACCACATCCAGTTGGCTAAACAATTTAAAAAAGCCCAGGCGATGGGATTTCTTACGGCGTTAATCGGACTTTCCGGCGGAAATATTTCGGCCGCTGGAGCGGGTCTTATGGGGGCTACAAAGCAGAGTCTCTACACGAGTTTTAAGAAAGTAAAGTCGGTAAAAATCAATTCAAAAAGACATACCATCTATCTCAACGAGTCATTGACGAGAAATCAGATATATGCGGATAAAGAAGATTTCCAATTTATAAAAGACTATATTTTAAAGAAGTGTTCTAAAAATGTCAGAGTTTTTGGAAAGTAG
- a CDS encoding zinc-ribbon domain-containing protein, which yields MENIEINEFKLSGQSIRVLGQAWGIKSNRLSTYLNLPKGGNPDGIEVDESLRSILEILLSPGNITTISLTQRDEGMVNTAVCTSEKGCVSVGMGEMEVTLKGMKIDEFIESLIVFFDNDTVLKTLGTSLVLSRNALYALLAGADLYGINRMISLLEKKPAVDPLTIIGIKGAAAQAINEPDPRWLTSNVLAIDRLTEMFDIDVGIDELCSHGIFEKTVDGVIKLPAPEGLLIPGLAEPEVLSGLRSFYYDEEALTAIGLVVFRTRNFLWGIELTEQPLLISLNVETAFLYFYSLLNRGDYSDGMIPDEEESVDFEENSAPVSSIIRPIHCRNCGNILESNAKLCSKCGATIQKPKSRQDVMNEPIPDKKIHYCAYCGSPLRENVKFCTTCGKAVQVATQKNHVNPD from the coding sequence ATGGAAAATATTGAGATAAATGAGTTTAAACTGTCTGGTCAGTCGATTCGGGTCTTGGGACAGGCATGGGGGATCAAGAGCAATCGATTATCCACCTATCTAAATCTGCCAAAGGGTGGGAATCCAGATGGGATTGAAGTGGACGAATCACTTAGAAGTATTTTGGAAATCCTGCTTTCTCCGGGAAATATCACAACCATCAGCCTGACCCAAAGGGACGAGGGAATGGTTAATACAGCGGTATGTACGAGTGAAAAGGGTTGTGTATCAGTGGGGATGGGGGAAATGGAAGTCACTCTTAAGGGAATGAAAATTGATGAATTTATTGAAAGTCTAATCGTTTTTTTTGATAATGACACTGTTTTAAAAACATTGGGAACCAGCTTGGTATTAAGCCGTAATGCCCTGTATGCACTCCTGGCTGGAGCAGATCTCTATGGCATTAACAGAATGATTTCATTGCTTGAAAAAAAACCAGCAGTCGATCCGTTGACAATTATTGGAATTAAAGGGGCAGCAGCACAGGCTATCAATGAACCTGACCCCCGTTGGCTTACTTCAAATGTACTGGCCATTGATCGTTTGACAGAAATGTTTGATATCGATGTAGGAATAGATGAATTGTGTAGTCATGGGATTTTCGAAAAAACAGTGGATGGAGTTATAAAACTGCCAGCCCCGGAAGGGTTACTGATCCCTGGATTGGCGGAACCGGAAGTCCTTTCTGGTTTGAGAAGTTTTTATTATGACGAAGAAGCGTTAACAGCAATCGGGTTGGTTGTTTTCAGAACCCGCAACTTTTTGTGGGGCATTGAATTAACAGAGCAACCGTTGCTTATTAGTTTGAATGTTGAAACGGCATTTTTGTATTTTTATAGTCTGTTAAATAGGGGTGATTATTCGGATGGGATGATCCCTGATGAAGAAGAATCCGTTGATTTTGAAGAAAATTCAGCACCGGTTTCCAGTATTATACGGCCGATTCATTGTCGCAATTGCGGAAACATACTCGAAAGTAATGCGAAATTATGTTCGAAATGCGGGGCAACAATCCAGAAACCAAAAAGCCGACAAGACGTTATGAATGAACCAATACCCGATAAAAAGATCCATTATTGTGCATATTGCGGGTCACCGCTGAGAGAAAATGTCAAATTTTGTACAACCTGCGGTAAGGCCGTTCAGGTGGCAACACAAAAAAATCATGTCAATCCTGATTGA
- a CDS encoding MFS transporter: MVDQQTQVCEQPQTAMQLIGMILRKMPRQLFKTLPMTLIMGLLGWVLNFWLMAYVNDGFNPDTWLSKNFIPVTGKMLSSIILWGITGAIIPLIINFVRKGGNFGQTIGAVFSQPSAIIAGVQNSNTRFKAILCLALAGTLLVENLLSGVAGLVAGSLLMTSVVAFVTGRDSVLIQLLQMAVNDVKVFILKKPGLRMGDHEIGIIVGACGIAMVIMGISRSIVNLDAVQIIFNAVWLVFFIIGLVLYFSNKPVPKQMVFILAFMGSWFMMHQLDIFTVLADDGGRKEIGGTFIDYINGQGAWEVIIRSFPPAIAIMIGSLIGAIVSSMSGGFQPFQLIPGKRTEDGWDTASESDDYETRLQKYINSLDPSDAKIMVDPVTGTEYRVKYDPVTGESFELNSKRPFSMDQFKEAEKSAAGLDDWRERNAQLEKEYQEKQRQEETARKELNEQLKKLDNLKDKMYKAAEGLDDEFAKEAMYKRIESIVKMQHKFYNGEGDLKLKQAAKMYANALSGKTIGQGELPEDYTFGQSLVDMAKLTGEEIGRGDGFWVGVLQSAVIAAAATVALPAAVAVEGAFIVSKGLYGVNDYVAVGGDSYWGAMVKVATIAVKDEMWGWGFGSAVKGVEAGNAALKSGDNLGTTLKKTWGGASEEMGNNLKNNFLSKKVNGKTDAFKQKLGKAHGDLKTSVSKQKTAGTELAKHENSKNLYKKQAASNRELARQSNIEANQRAQARNKCKEQLKQEAELVNEAKAKADKAADLQTKERYEAQVNEHKKNEQRLENQINENTRLERAARNRAEAAKSAEVKAKDNLGKESSAAKQAKIEYENASEEVKKAKGELDKVVKDNFVENTGKEALKNTVENTETAKNIEKKFNETVLKTFEKDKEV, translated from the coding sequence ATGGTTGATCAACAAACTCAAGTGTGCGAACAGCCTCAGACTGCCATGCAATTGATTGGAATGATCTTAAGAAAAATGCCGAGACAATTATTTAAAACTTTACCGATGACACTGATAATGGGATTATTGGGATGGGTGCTCAACTTCTGGTTGATGGCTTATGTCAATGATGGATTTAATCCGGATACCTGGCTGAGTAAGAACTTCATACCGGTAACCGGGAAGATGTTAAGTTCTATTATTTTATGGGGAATTACGGGAGCGATCATTCCTCTGATTATTAATTTTGTGCGAAAGGGAGGAAATTTCGGACAAACTATTGGAGCTGTTTTTAGTCAACCGTCAGCAATCATAGCCGGAGTTCAAAACAGCAATACGCGTTTTAAGGCCATTCTTTGTTTGGCATTAGCTGGTACACTTTTAGTGGAGAATCTGTTATCCGGAGTTGCCGGGCTGGTGGCAGGCTCGCTCCTGATGACATCGGTCGTGGCGTTTGTGACCGGAAGAGACAGTGTTCTGATTCAACTATTGCAAATGGCAGTAAATGATGTCAAGGTATTCATACTTAAAAAACCGGGGCTGAGAATGGGTGATCACGAGATCGGTATCATTGTGGGAGCCTGTGGGATAGCAATGGTTATCATGGGAATAAGTCGATCAATTGTCAATTTAGATGCTGTTCAGATTATTTTTAATGCGGTTTGGCTGGTCTTTTTCATCATCGGTTTGGTTTTATATTTTTCGAATAAACCGGTTCCCAAACAGATGGTTTTTATTCTTGCTTTTATGGGTAGTTGGTTCATGATGCATCAACTGGATATTTTCACAGTGTTAGCTGACGATGGCGGACGTAAAGAAATTGGTGGAACCTTCATCGATTATATTAATGGTCAAGGTGCCTGGGAAGTCATTATACGATCTTTTCCGCCGGCTATTGCGATTATGATCGGTTCATTAATTGGTGCGATCGTTTCATCAATGTCCGGAGGATTTCAACCGTTTCAACTGATTCCCGGTAAGAGAACTGAGGATGGATGGGATACAGCCAGCGAAAGTGATGATTATGAAACCCGTTTACAAAAATACATTAACAGTTTAGATCCCAGCGATGCAAAGATAATGGTCGATCCGGTGACCGGAACGGAGTATCGGGTCAAATACGATCCGGTAACGGGTGAGTCGTTTGAGCTTAATTCAAAAAGGCCGTTTAGTATGGATCAGTTCAAGGAAGCGGAAAAATCCGCAGCTGGACTGGATGATTGGCGTGAGCGTAATGCTCAGTTGGAGAAAGAATATCAGGAAAAACAGCGACAAGAAGAAACCGCGCGAAAAGAACTTAATGAGCAACTAAAAAAACTGGATAATCTCAAAGACAAAATGTACAAGGCGGCCGAAGGGTTGGATGATGAGTTTGCAAAAGAGGCAATGTATAAACGCATCGAGTCCATTGTTAAGATGCAACATAAATTCTATAATGGCGAAGGCGATCTTAAATTAAAGCAGGCAGCAAAAATGTATGCCAATGCCCTTTCCGGAAAAACCATTGGTCAGGGTGAATTACCCGAAGATTACACTTTTGGGCAGAGTCTTGTTGATATGGCAAAATTAACGGGCGAAGAGATCGGCCGAGGCGATGGCTTTTGGGTTGGTGTGCTGCAGTCAGCTGTTATTGCTGCGGCAGCCACTGTGGCATTGCCGGCCGCGGTGGCCGTGGAAGGTGCTTTTATTGTTAGTAAGGGTTTATATGGGGTGAATGACTATGTGGCTGTCGGTGGAGATTCCTACTGGGGGGCAATGGTTAAAGTTGCAACCATCGCAGTTAAGGATGAAATGTGGGGGTGGGGATTCGGCTCAGCGGTGAAAGGCGTTGAGGCTGGCAATGCCGCGTTAAAATCAGGAGACAATCTAGGAACAACTCTAAAGAAAACTTGGGGGGGCGCCAGTGAGGAAATGGGAAATAATCTCAAGAATAATTTTTTAAGTAAAAAAGTCAATGGCAAAACGGATGCTTTTAAGCAAAAACTGGGGAAAGCCCATGGCGATTTAAAAACGAGTGTCAGCAAACAAAAAACAGCTGGGACAGAATTGGCAAAGCATGAAAACAGCAAAAATTTATATAAAAAACAAGCTGCAAGCAACAGAGAGTTGGCAAGGCAGTCGAATATAGAAGCAAATCAACGGGCACAGGCTCGAAATAAATGTAAAGAACAGCTGAAACAGGAAGCTGAGCTCGTCAATGAAGCTAAGGCTAAGGCTGATAAAGCGGCAGATCTCCAGACAAAGGAAAGATATGAAGCTCAGGTTAACGAGCATAAGAAGAATGAACAACGTTTGGAAAATCAGATTAATGAAAATACGCGATTAGAAAGGGCGGCCAGGAATCGGGCCGAAGCAGCTAAATCGGCTGAAGTAAAAGCAAAAGATAATCTTGGCAAAGAGTCGAGTGCGGCCAAACAGGCCAAAATAGAATATGAAAATGCATCAGAAGAAGTAAAAAAAGCCAAAGGGGAATTGGATAAGGTTGTTAAGGATAACTTTGTTGAAAATACCGGCAAGGAGGCACTAAAAAACACCGTGGAGAATACTGAAACAGCAAAGAATATTGAGAAAAAATTTAATGAGACTGTTTTGAAAACATTTGAGAAAGACAAGGAGGTATAA
- a CDS encoding ABC transporter ATP-binding protein, whose translation MSNIELENITKCYPKGKKTAIDAVTIAIQDKEFIVLVGPSGSGKTTILRIIAGLTDMSSGSLFIDGKDASGVSPRNRGIGMVFQNYALYRQMTVYQNIAFGCCEGKGNKSELSEKIQETAVMLGIESYLNRKPGELSGGQRQRVAIARAIAREPRILLMDEPLSNLDVRLRDQMRIELRALRNRINTTCIYVTHDQEEAMILGDRIVVLNKGRVEQVGTAREIYEEPANLFVAGFMGNHPMNIFENGWFDKKNNRDEITIFGKTFNLPSRKQPGIDEENNISEEVFVGVRPEHIRICNIGDGQGIDGIVEFCEWLGSKTILHVKSGDQTVTIKTQMERDLRPESSISFCFDPEVMHIFYKNGKRRV comes from the coding sequence ATGAGTAATATTGAATTGGAAAATATTACTAAATGTTACCCAAAAGGTAAAAAAACAGCGATTGATGCGGTAACGATTGCGATTCAGGACAAGGAGTTTATCGTTTTGGTAGGTCCGTCAGGATCGGGAAAAACAACAATACTGCGCATTATTGCTGGGTTAACCGATATGTCATCCGGAAGTTTGTTTATTGATGGCAAAGACGCATCAGGAGTGTCTCCCCGGAATCGGGGGATTGGGATGGTTTTTCAAAATTACGCCTTATATCGACAGATGACGGTTTATCAGAACATTGCCTTTGGATGTTGTGAAGGAAAAGGAAATAAAAGCGAATTATCTGAAAAGATTCAAGAAACAGCAGTGATGCTGGGGATTGAAAGCTATCTTAATCGAAAACCAGGTGAACTTTCCGGGGGACAACGTCAACGGGTAGCCATTGCTCGGGCGATCGCCAGAGAACCCCGAATTTTGTTGATGGATGAACCCCTGTCCAATCTGGATGTCCGCCTGAGAGATCAGATGCGTATTGAACTTAGGGCGCTTAGAAATCGGATTAATACTACCTGCATTTATGTGACCCACGATCAGGAAGAGGCCATGATACTGGGCGATCGCATTGTGGTGTTGAATAAGGGTCGTGTTGAACAGGTGGGAACGGCGAGAGAAATCTATGAAGAACCTGCTAATTTGTTTGTGGCTGGTTTTATGGGCAATCACCCCATGAATATTTTTGAAAATGGTTGGTTTGATAAAAAAAATAATCGCGATGAGATAACGATTTTCGGCAAGACGTTTAACCTGCCATCAAGAAAACAACCTGGCATAGATGAGGAGAATAACATATCCGAAGAGGTGTTTGTGGGAGTTCGGCCAGAGCACATCAGGATATGTAACATCGGCGACGGACAAGGCATTGATGGGATTGTTGAATTTTGTGAATGGCTGGGTTCGAAAACTATTCTGCATGTTAAAAGCGGTGACCAGACAGTGACCATCAAAACGCAAATGGAACGTGATTTGAGACCTGAAAGTTCGATTTCATTTTGTTTTGATCCGGAAGTGATGCATATATTTTATAAAAACGGTAAAAGGAGGGTCTAA